The following is a genomic window from Streptomyces chrestomyceticus JCM 4735.
TGTTCGCGCAGCAGGTCCCGGATCAGTTCCGCCGTGATGTCTGTTTCGGTGACTGTCATGGGCAGCAACGATAACCGGGGGCGGCCGGGCCCGGACCGTACAGGGGCCGGGCAGCCGCACCGGACCCCGGCCCCGTCACCGGCGCTCAGCCCCCGGCGCGCCCACGCTCCTCGGGCCCGGCCTGACCGACGTACTCCCGCAGGTGGCGGGCCGTCAGCGTGCGGCCGTCGGCGACCAGTTCGGCGGGCGTGCCGGTGAAGACGACCTGCCCGCCGTCGTGTCCGGCGCCCGGGCCGAGGTCCACGATCCAGTCCGCGTGGGCCATCACCGCCTGGTGGTGCTCGATGACGATCACCGAATTGCCCTCGTCCACCAGCCGGTCGAGCAGGGCGAGCAACTGGTCGACATCGGCCATGTGCAGACCGGTGGTGGGCTCGTCCAGGACGTACGTGGTCGCCTTCTCGTTCATGTGGATGGCCAGCTTGAGGCGTTGCCGTTCGCCGCCGGAGAGGGTGTTGAGCGGCTGTCCCAGGCGCAGGTAGCCCAGCCCGACACCGGCGAGCCGTCCGAGGAGGGCCTGTGCCTGCCCGGCGGGGAAGAAGTCCTGTGCCTGGGCGACGGACATGGCCAGCACCTCGCTGATGTCCTTGCCGCGCAGCTTGTACGTGAGCACCTTCGGCGTGAAGCGTTTGCCCTCGCACTCCTCGCACACCGACGCCACCCCCGCCATCATCGCGAGGTCGGTGTAGACCAGCCCGATGCCGTTGCAGTGCGGGCAGGCGCCCTCCGAGTTGGCGCTGAACAGCGCCGCCTTGACGCCGTTGGCCTTGGCGAAGGCGGTGCGGATCGGGCCGAGCAGCCCGGTGTAGGTGGCCGGGTTGGAGCGGCGTGAGCCGCGGATCGGCGACTGGTCGGCGACGGCGACGCCCTCCCGCCCGGCGACGTACCCGTGGATCAGCGAACTCTTCCCGGAGCCCGCGACGCCGGTGACGACGGTCAGCACCCCCAGGGGTATCTCCACGCTGACGTCCCGCAGGTTGTGCCGGTCCGCGCCCTGGATCGCCAGGGTGCCGCGCGGCGTGCGCACCGTCTCGCGCAGCCGGGCCCGGTGCTCCAGGTACCGCCCGGTCAGCGTCCCGGAGGCGCGCAGCCCCGGCACGTCCCCGGCGTAGCAGATCCGCCCGCCGTCCGTACCGGCGCCGGGGCCGAGGTCCACGACGTGGTCGGCGATCGTGATGACCTCCGGCTTGTGCTCGACGACGAGGACGGTGTTGCCCTTGTCGCGCAGGCGCAGCAGCAGGTCGTTCATCCGCCGGATGTCGTGCGGGTGGAGCCCGACGGTGGGTTCGTCGAAGACGTACGTGACGTCGCTGAGGCTCGATCCGAGGTGCCGCACCATCTTCACGCGCTGCGCCTCGCCGCCGGAGAGGGTGCCGGCGGGCCGGTCCAGGCTCAGGTAGCCGAGGCCGATCTCCACCAGGGAGTCGAGCAGGTGCCGCAGATTGGCCAGGAGCGGCGCCACGGAGGGGTCCTCGACCGTGCGCAGGAAGGCGGCGAGGTCGCTGATCTGCATGGCCGAGCACTGGGCGATGGTGACGCCGTCGATGGTGGAGGAGAGCGCGGCGGCGCTCAGCCGGGTGCCTTCGCAGACGGGGCAGTCGGCGAAGGCGACGGCCCGGTCCACGAAGGCCCGGATGTGGGGCTGCAGCGCGTCGCGGTCCTTGGACAGGAACAGCCGCTGGACCTTGGTGACCAGCCCTTCGTACGTCGTGTTGAGGGTGGCCGCCTTCACCTTGGTCGCGGGTTTGTGGAGGAAGTCCTCCCACTCCCGCTCGGTGTAGTCCTTGAGCTTCTTGTCCGGCGGGAAGAAGCCGGAGCCCGCCATGACCTGCCAGTACCAGGAGCCCACGGCGAAGTTGGGCACGGTGACGGCGCCCTCGTCGAGGGAGAGTTCGCGGTCCACGAGCTGGTCGACGTCGATCGTCGACACCTGCCCGAGGCCCTCGCACTCCGGGCACATGCCTTCGGCGCTGTTGAAGCTGAAGGCGCTGGAGGTGCCGATGTGCGGGGTGCCGAGGCGGCTGTAGACGATCCGCAGCATGGTGTACGCGTCGGTGGCGGTGCCCACCGTGGAGCGGGAGTTGGCGCCCATCCGCTCCTGGTCGACGATGATCGCGGCGCTCAGGTTGCGCAGCGCGTCCACGTCCGGGCGACCCAGGCTCGGCATGAAGGACTGGACGAACGCGGTGTACGTCTCGTTGATCAGCCGCTGTGCCTCGGCGGCGATGGTCCCGAAGACCAGCGAGGACTTGCCCGACCCGGAGACGCCGGTGAAGACGGTGAGCCGCCGCTTGGGCAGGTCCAGGGAGACGTCGGCGAGGTTGTTCTCCCGCGCGCCGCGTACCTCGATGACGTGGTGCAGGTCGGCGGCGGCCGGCTGGGGGCTGGTGGGGTCGGCGGGCATGTCGCTCTCTTCTCCTCCGGGACGGTGGTACGGCGGTACGTCGGTACGTCGGCCGGGCGGCGGTTGGCGCGCGGCCGGGCGCGGCGGAGGCGGGCAGCGGACCCGGACCCCCGTCGTGCCGGGGTACTCTCCCACACTTTCCGCGTACGGCGTACGGAGTTTTTCCGGGCAGACCGCCACCGGACACCGCCCGGCCCCCGGCCGATCACTGTGGTCGGTCTACGGTCCGGCCGTAGAGACGTCTCGCGCGGGCGGTGGTGACACTCGGGGGCGATCCGCCGACCCCGAGGACAGACGATGCGACCGAAACTCAAGCCCGACGTGCTGTACGTGCCCACCGCGGACGGGGTCCACCTGTTCGGCGCGGGCGCCAACCTGGAACTGCGGGGCGGCGCCATCTACCAGTGGGTGGACCGGCTGGCGCCGCACCTGAACGGCACCGTCACCCTGGACAACCTGCTGCGCGGCCTCCCCGACGACAAGCGGGCCGTGGTCGCGGCCCTGCTGAAGCGCCTGGAGGACGGCGGCTGCCTGACCGACGCGGAAGCGGACGAGCCGCACGGCCTGACGGACCGCGAGCTGGCGACGTACGCGCCGGAGATCGCCTTCGTGGAGTACTACCGCGGTTCGGCGGCCCGGCGCTTCGAGACGTACCGCAACAGTTCGGTGGTGGTGCTGGGCGCCGGGCCCGCGTTCACCGCGCTGATCGCTTCGGCGCTGCACTCGGGCGTCCGGCGCCTGCGCGCCGTGTGCACCCCGGAGTTCCCCACCGACGAGGACCGGCTGACCGAACTGACCGGCGGGTCCGAGCGGCGCGACCCGGACCAGGAGCTGATCCGGACGGTGCTGTCCGGCGACTCCGACGCGGAACTCGCGGCGGCGCTGGAGGGCGCCGACGCCGTCCTGCACGTGTCCTCGGCGCCGGTGACGGACCGGGCCGTACGGCTGCACCGGCTGTGCGAGCGGGCCGGTCAGTTGCTGGTCCAGGGCGTCGTGCTGGACGACGTGGCGTGGCTGGGGCCGTCCGGCGCGGCCTGGGCGTCGGCCTGGCAGCGCCTCGCGGCGCCGGAGCCGTCGCGGCCCAGCACCTTCCTCACCGGGCCGACCGCGGCGGTGGTCGCCGGTCATCTGGGCCTGGCCTGCTTCACCGCGCTGACGGGCGCCCGGGACGACGGCCCGCCGACGGTGACCCGGATCGACCTGGAGACCCTGCGCACTTCGACCCACCCCTTCCTCCCCCACCCGTCGGCGATGGACGCGCCGCAGGAGAGCGCCGAGGAGTTCGGGGAGCGCGTCGAACGCCTCCGCTCGGCCGAGCCGCTGCTCCCGGCGGACTTCTCCGCGCGCGCCGCGGCCTGCTTCGACCGGTACACGGGAGTGCTGCGGGCGCTGGAGGAGGGCGACTTCACGCAGTTGCCGCTGAACGTGACCGAGGCGGTACGGCCCGAGGGGCCCGCCGAGCGGGTCTTCGGCTGGGGCACCGGCTTCGCCGAGGCCCGGCAGCGGGCGGCGCTGCGCGGGCTGGCCCGGTACGCGGTGACGGCGCCCGATCCGCGGCGCTTCGCCGACGACGGGTCGGTACGGGGCTGGGACCTCGTCGGCAAGGAGGTCACGACGGTACCGGCCGGGGACGTGTTCACGTCGGGCCCGGGCGTGGCCGCCGCACTCGACTGGACCGGTGCGGTCACCGAGGCGGTCGCGCAGCAGTGTGCGCGGCTGGCGGTGGAGGACGTACGGGCGGGCACGGCCGAGCCGGTCCTGCTGGACGTGGCGGGCGCCTCGGTGGACGAGGCGGGCCGCCGCCACCTGGACATGCTGCGTCCGGCGGGCGGCGAGGTCACGGCCGCCGACATCGGTACGGCGCTCGGCGTGCCGGTGCTGGCCTGGTGGCAGGGCGCCCGGCCGGTCGGGGTGACCTGCGGCCCCGGCGCGGTCACCGACGGTCTCGAACTGGTCCTGCTGGACCGGCAGTCCGAGCTGACCGGCGAGTCCGCGTACGCTCCGCCGCCGGTCCCCGGACTCGGCGCGCCGCCGCGCGGAACGGACGGCGCTGCCGTACCGGCGGACGCGGACCTGCCCGCGCTGGTGGAGGCACTGGCCTCGCGGGACCGGTCCCCCGTCGTGGTGCCGCTCGACCACGACCCGGCCGTGCACGAGGTGCTGCCGAACGTCGTACGGGTGGTGCTCGCCGGATGACCGGGGCCGCCACCGACGAGGCCGGAGCGCTGGGGCTGCGGTTCTGGTACGACACCTTCGAGGGCGTACGGGAGCTGTTCGCCGAGGGGCACGGTTCCGAGGGCGGGCCGGACGATCCGCTGCCGAGCAAGACCTACCGGGGGCTGCCCCGCCACGTACTGGCCGCCCCGCCCCGGCGCATCGGCGACGCGCGCTGGTCCTTCCCCGGCTTCCGGGACCGGCACCCCGAAGGCCCGCCGCGCAGGCCCTGGGACGGGAGCACACTGTCCGCGCTGCTGCACCACACCTACGGTCTCGGCCGGATGGAGCTGGGCCCGCAGGCCGCGTGGCCGTACCACCGGCTGGTGGCCTCGGCGCGCTGCTTCTACCCGGTGGAACTGTACGTGTGGCTGGACGGCGACACCGGGGACGTACCGGCGGGGTGCTACCACTACGACCCGCTCCACCACGCGCTGACCGCGCTGCGGCCCGGCGGCATCCCGGAGGAACTGCGGACGGCGGTGGCCTGCAAGGGCCGGGACACGGCCGCGCTGGTGCTGCTCTCCGCGTACTTCCGCAAGACCGCCTTCCGGTACCGCGACTACGCCTACCGGCTGTGCGCGCAGGAGTCCGGCATGGTCGCCGGCAACGCCCTGCTGGCGGCCGGTGCGCTCGGTCTGGACGCCCGGGTCCACCACCGGTTCCTGGACGAGCCGGTGAACCGGGCGCTGGGCCTGGACGGCACGGAGGAGACCACGTTCGCCGTGCTGGAGATCGGGGCGCGGGACGGCGTGGCCGCGGCTCCGGCGCGGGACCTGACGCCCCTCGTGACGGAGCACGTCCGTACCAACCAGGAGGACGCGGCGCGCTGGTCCCGGCTGACCACCCTGGACGCCGGCAGCCGGCTGACCGGTGAGGCACACTTCCCACCGGTCGCCCCGGACCCGTTCCACCAGCCCGCTGACGGCCCCGCGGAGCCCTTCGCCGACGACGAGCGGCCGCCGGGGAGCGTCGAGTTGGGCGACGCGCTGCGGCGCCGGGACTCGGGCGGGCGGATGTTCCAGCCGGACCGTGCCGCGCTGCCGCAGCAGCAGCTCGCGGACCTCCTGCGGTACGCGCTGGACCCGGTGCCCTCCGACCACGGCGGCACACCGCTGCGGCCGCTGCTGGACTGCCACGTACTGGCCCTCAACACCACAGGCCGGACCGCAGGTCTGTACCGGCTGGAACCGTCCCCCGCACTCGTCCCGGTACCCGGACGCGACGGGCGGCCTGCGGTGGCCATGCTGTGCGACCGCACGCCCTCGGTGAACACCGCGCGCGCCAACGCGGTCGTCTTCCTCACCGTGGACCGCTACGAGGGCGCCCGCCGGTTCGGGGACCGCGGCTACCGCGTCCTGCACCACGAGGGCGGCATCGTGGCCCAGCGGCTGAGCGTGCTGGCCGCCGCCGAGGGCCTCGCGGCCCGGATCACCAACGGGTACGACGACCGGGTCGTACGGGAGCTGCTGGGCGGCGGGGACGCACACGTACCGATCTTCGCGATCGTGCTGGGCCGGCGGCAGGCCACCTCCCAGTACGAACCCCCGCTGGACTGGTGACCACAGGCACCGTAGGCCACGGACCCACGGCAGACCCTACGGGTGCTCCGTAGAGACCCGGGGCCCCCGAGGATCACAGAATCAGCTCGGACAGCGGGCGACCGCCGCCCGCAGTCGTCACCCACAGAGGAAGGAGGGACACGACATGGACGCGAACCTGGTGCTGGACCTCGACGACCTGAGCGTGGACCAGCTCGACATTCTCCCGACCGCCCCCGGCTCCACCCTGGAGTCGATCAACGTCGGCCACGCCATGGTCGAGATCGGCGCTTCGAACTGCACCTCGAAGGGCTCGCCCGCGAGCTGCTGCTCTTGTTGCTGCTGCTGATCACGCTGCACAACAGGGCCGTGTCCGGCGCGTTCCGCGCGTCGGGCACGGCCCGGTGCCACTGACGGGACGGAAAGACGGGACGTGCGAAGGATGCAGCAGGGGAACGTGGCGGACCGGCCGGCCGGACTCGCGGTACGGGGCGACGGGCTGCTCGCCCAGGCGGTCCGCGCGGCGGTCTCCCGCCGACACCCGTCGGCCGCCGAGGACAGCGACCGGTGCGCCGCACTGCTCACCGTGGACGACGGCTGGCGGGACGCCGACCGGACGAGCCGGCCGGACCTGCCGTGGCTGCCCGTCCGGGTGGAGCTGGGCAATGTCGTCATCGGGCCGCTCGAACTGCCGGGCCGGCCGGGATGCGCGCAGTGCGCCCGTACCCGCAGGCAGCGGGCCCTGGGACAGGACAGCCCCCGCGCCGAACTGCTGCGCCGGCACGGCGACCGGCTCGCCGAACGGCCGTCCCCGCTGCTGTCCGCCTGGGCGCGCGACACCGTAGCGGCCTTCGTGGAGGCGGAAGCCGCCGCCGTGCTCGACGACCCGGAGCGCGCCGGCACCCGCAACGCGATCACCATCATCGGCCTGGCCGGTCTCACCGCCGACTCCCACCCGTTCCTGCCCGACCCCTGCTGCCCCCGCTGCGGCAGCCTCCCCGACGACGGGCCGCCGGTCCTGATGGACACCCCGCGGCCCAAGCTCGACCGGGACACCTACCGCGTCCGCAGCCTCGACACCGGCTGGGACGGTCTGCTGCGGACGTACGTGGACGGGCACACCGGCATCGTCCAGCAGCTCGACGTACGGACCGACTACGCCTACCCCATGGTCTCCGCGCCGCTGCGGCTGCCCGACGGCATCCAGGAGGCGGGCTTCGGCCGCGGCCTGGACTACACCGGCTGCGAACGCACCGCGCTGGCCGAGGCGTTGGAGCGGCTGGGCGGCGCCCGGCCCGGCGGCCGGCGCACGGCCGTCCGCGCCGGCTACGAGCAGGTCGCCGACCGTGCGGTCCGCCCCACCGACCTGGGCCTGTACCCGCCGGACCGGTACGCCGACCCGGAATTCCCCTATCCGGCGTTCACCCCCGACCTGGAGATCAACTGGGTGTGGGGGCACTCCTTCGGCCGCGGCGGCCCCGTGCTGGTGCCCGAGGACTACGCCTACTACCGCACCCGGCACGGGAACGACTCGGCCCGCCCGCTGGCGTACGAGGTCTCCAACGGCTGCGCCCTCGGCGGCTGCCTGGAGGAGGCCGCGCTGCACGGCATCCTGGAGCTGGCCGAGCGGGACGCCTTCCTGCTCACCTGGTACGCCCGGCTGCCGGTGCCGCGCGTGGACCTGGACACCGTGGCCGACCCGGCGGTCCGGCTGCTGGTGGAGCGCATCCGGCAGGACACCGGGCACCGGGTCGCCGCGTTCGCCACCACGCCCGAGCACGGCATCGCCACGTCCTGGGTGATGGCCGTACACCCCGGGGACGCGGTGGAGCCCGCCGCGATCTGTGCCGCCGGCGCCCATTTCGATCCCGAGAAGGCGCTGCTCAACGGCCTGCTGGAGCTGACCGCGAACCTGGGCTGGAACCGCGCCGCCTACCGCGAGGAACTGCGCCGGATCGAAGGCATGGTCGCCGACCCGCACCAGGTGCGGGAGATGCGCGACCACGCGCTGCTGTACTGCCATCCGGACGCCTACGACCGGTTCGCCTTCCTGCCCGGTGAGGAGACGGCGCGGCCGGTGGCCGAGGCGTTCGCCCGCGCCACCTGCCGGCCGCGCCACGCGGACCTGCGCGACGACCTCGCCGAGGTGGTCGAGCGCTTCACCGCCCGCGGCCTGGACGTGATCGTGGTCGACCAGACCACCGACGAGCACCGCGCCGCCGGCTTCGCCTGCGCGAAGGTGATCATCCCCGGACTGCTGCCGATGACCTTCGGGCACCGGATGAGCCGTACCCACGGCCTGCCCCGGCTGTACGACCTGCCGGCCCGGCTCGGGTACCGGGACGGGCCGCTGGAGCCGGCCGACGTCAACCCGCATCCGCACCCGTTCCCGTGACGCCCCGGCCGTCCTCTTCCCCGTACGGCCGGGGCCGCTCCGCCGCACGACCAGAACCGACCCGCACGCGAAGGCAGGGACAACGATGAGTGGCTTCCACGTCGCGGACACATTCGGCGTACGCATCGGTGGTCTGCCGGTGTCGGTGCTGGACGGTTTGCGGTCGGACGAGGTGTGGCGGCGGACCGGCGCGCTGCTCGACGGCGCCCGGGAACTGGCCGACCGGGGCGCGGAACTCTCCGACGCGCTCTACGCGTTGATCGGGCAGGAGACCGGCGCCAAGGCGGCCCTGGTCGCGCTGCGCCGGGCGGTGCACAACCAGCGGACGCCGGGCGAGCGCTGCTGGAACGACGAGGTGCGCGCCGCCCTGCCCGCCGAAGTGGT
Proteins encoded in this region:
- a CDS encoding ATP-binding cassette domain-containing protein, translated to MPADPTSPQPAAADLHHVIEVRGARENNLADVSLDLPKRRLTVFTGVSGSGKSSLVFGTIAAEAQRLINETYTAFVQSFMPSLGRPDVDALRNLSAAIIVDQERMGANSRSTVGTATDAYTMLRIVYSRLGTPHIGTSSAFSFNSAEGMCPECEGLGQVSTIDVDQLVDRELSLDEGAVTVPNFAVGSWYWQVMAGSGFFPPDKKLKDYTEREWEDFLHKPATKVKAATLNTTYEGLVTKVQRLFLSKDRDALQPHIRAFVDRAVAFADCPVCEGTRLSAAALSSTIDGVTIAQCSAMQISDLAAFLRTVEDPSVAPLLANLRHLLDSLVEIGLGYLSLDRPAGTLSGGEAQRVKMVRHLGSSLSDVTYVFDEPTVGLHPHDIRRMNDLLLRLRDKGNTVLVVEHKPEVITIADHVVDLGPGAGTDGGRICYAGDVPGLRASGTLTGRYLEHRARLRETVRTPRGTLAIQGADRHNLRDVSVEIPLGVLTVVTGVAGSGKSSLIHGYVAGREGVAVADQSPIRGSRRSNPATYTGLLGPIRTAFAKANGVKAALFSANSEGACPHCNGIGLVYTDLAMMAGVASVCEECEGKRFTPKVLTYKLRGKDISEVLAMSVAQAQDFFPAGQAQALLGRLAGVGLGYLRLGQPLNTLSGGERQRLKLAIHMNEKATTYVLDEPTTGLHMADVDQLLALLDRLVDEGNSVIVIEHHQAVMAHADWIVDLGPGAGHDGGQVVFTGTPAELVADGRTLTARHLREYVGQAGPEERGRAGG
- a CDS encoding SagB family peptide dehydrogenase, encoding MTGAATDEAGALGLRFWYDTFEGVRELFAEGHGSEGGPDDPLPSKTYRGLPRHVLAAPPRRIGDARWSFPGFRDRHPEGPPRRPWDGSTLSALLHHTYGLGRMELGPQAAWPYHRLVASARCFYPVELYVWLDGDTGDVPAGCYHYDPLHHALTALRPGGIPEELRTAVACKGRDTAALVLLSAYFRKTAFRYRDYAYRLCAQESGMVAGNALLAAGALGLDARVHHRFLDEPVNRALGLDGTEETTFAVLEIGARDGVAAAPARDLTPLVTEHVRTNQEDAARWSRLTTLDAGSRLTGEAHFPPVAPDPFHQPADGPAEPFADDERPPGSVELGDALRRRDSGGRMFQPDRAALPQQQLADLLRYALDPVPSDHGGTPLRPLLDCHVLALNTTGRTAGLYRLEPSPALVPVPGRDGRPAVAMLCDRTPSVNTARANAVVFLTVDRYEGARRFGDRGYRVLHHEGGIVAQRLSVLAAAEGLAARITNGYDDRVVRELLGGGDAHVPIFAIVLGRRQATSQYEPPLDW
- a CDS encoding TOMM precursor leader peptide-binding protein, giving the protein MQQGNVADRPAGLAVRGDGLLAQAVRAAVSRRHPSAAEDSDRCAALLTVDDGWRDADRTSRPDLPWLPVRVELGNVVIGPLELPGRPGCAQCARTRRQRALGQDSPRAELLRRHGDRLAERPSPLLSAWARDTVAAFVEAEAAAVLDDPERAGTRNAITIIGLAGLTADSHPFLPDPCCPRCGSLPDDGPPVLMDTPRPKLDRDTYRVRSLDTGWDGLLRTYVDGHTGIVQQLDVRTDYAYPMVSAPLRLPDGIQEAGFGRGLDYTGCERTALAEALERLGGARPGGRRTAVRAGYEQVADRAVRPTDLGLYPPDRYADPEFPYPAFTPDLEINWVWGHSFGRGGPVLVPEDYAYYRTRHGNDSARPLAYEVSNGCALGGCLEEAALHGILELAERDAFLLTWYARLPVPRVDLDTVADPAVRLLVERIRQDTGHRVAAFATTPEHGIATSWVMAVHPGDAVEPAAICAAGAHFDPEKALLNGLLELTANLGWNRAAYREELRRIEGMVADPHQVREMRDHALLYCHPDAYDRFAFLPGEETARPVAEAFARATCRPRHADLRDDLAEVVERFTARGLDVIVVDQTTDEHRAAGFACAKVIIPGLLPMTFGHRMSRTHGLPRLYDLPARLGYRDGPLEPADVNPHPHPFP